The Aquipuribacter hungaricus genome segment AGCAGCACCACCCGGGCCGCTCGGGTGCCTCCAAGGGCGGCACCCAGGTGACCTTCGGCGAGTGGGGCCTGCAGGCGCTCGAGCCGGCCTACGTCACCAACCGGCAGATCGAGTCCGCCCGTATCGCCATGACCCGCCACATCAAGCGTGGCGGCAAGGTCTGGATCAACATCTACCCGGACCGCCCCATCACCAAGAAGCCCGCCGAGACCCGCATGGGTTCCGGCAAGGGCTCGCCGGAGTGGTGGGTCGCCAACATCAAGCCGGGCCGCGTCATGTTCGAGCTCAGCTACCCCAGCGACGACGTCGCCAAGGAGGCGCTGACCCGAGCCATGCACAAGCTGCCCATGAAGTGCCGCATCGTGCAGCGAGAGGGTGGTGAGAGCTGATGTCGGTCGGGAGCAAGGACCTCGCGTCCCCGAACCTGCGCACCTTCGACGACGCCAAGCTGGTCGAGGAGCTCCGGAAGTCCAAGGAGGAGCTGTTCAACCTGCGCTTCGCCTCGGCGACCGGCCAGCTCGAGAGCCACGGCCGCCTGAAGGCCGTCAAGCGAGACATCGCACGGATCTACACCGTGATGCGCGAGCGCGAGCTCGGCATCACCACCCAGGAGGTCGCATCATGAGCACCGAGAGCACCGAGGCCGGCGGCGCCGTCCAGGCGGCTGCGGCGAGCGGGTCGACCCCCGAGCGCGGCAACCGCAAGACCCGCCGCGGATACGTCGTCAGCGACAAGATGGACAAGA includes the following:
- the rplP gene encoding 50S ribosomal protein L16, with the translated sequence MLIPRRVKHRKQHHPGRSGASKGGTQVTFGEWGLQALEPAYVTNRQIESARIAMTRHIKRGGKVWINIYPDRPITKKPAETRMGSGKGSPEWWVANIKPGRVMFELSYPSDDVAKEALTRAMHKLPMKCRIVQREGGES